Proteins from a single region of Candidatus Binatia bacterium:
- the pepM gene encoding phosphoenolpyruvate mutase yields the protein MLPFLQARVGAVIPEAARVRRGRRLSGATHARQREGLPVSENPSKARLLRERLARPGLVLAVGAHDALSAKLVEEAGFDAVWASGFGISAVSGVPDANILTMTENLDAVKRIAEATALPVVADCDTGYGNAINVLRTVHEYERTGVAGICLEDNVFPKRCSFYGGVRRELVPVEEHAQKIQAAKEHQRDPDFFVVARTEALIAGWGVEEALRRAHAYADAGADAILVHSKASTLDELREFARRWGRETPLVAVPTTYPHVRPEELLQAGFRMAIFANQALRASIPAMREVLRAMREAGSAGIVEGRIAPLEEVYRLVGVPELEESERRYLPTARRTRAVVIAAGFDESLMPLVADRPKSLLDVRGRTILERQVLTLRAAGVDDVSVVRGYRKESFDLPSVRYFDNDRYAETGEVASLFSAREVLDDRFVVLYADILFDRSILDRLLRADTDFAVVVDRSWYDLVRSGEPLPERADLVVTSSAPVPQRRFVPEEEGSTLVRIGQKIPPEQAHAEFVGMALFSQRGARILAELHDELTRTHRGPFHEALSYERASLPDLLQELVDRGHTVRCVEIYKGWMEISSFEDYRRAWAEIRD from the coding sequence GTGCTGCCCTTCTTGCAAGCACGGGTGGGTGCGGTTATACCCGAAGCCGCGCGCGTGCGGCGGGGGCGCCGCCTTTCCGGAGCGACGCACGCACGGCAAAGAGAGGGATTGCCGGTGTCCGAGAACCCCAGCAAAGCTCGCCTCCTGAGAGAGCGCCTTGCACGCCCGGGCCTCGTCCTTGCCGTCGGCGCTCACGACGCTCTTTCGGCGAAGCTCGTCGAGGAGGCCGGATTCGACGCCGTCTGGGCGAGCGGCTTCGGCATTTCGGCGGTGAGCGGCGTGCCGGACGCCAACATCCTGACGATGACGGAAAACCTCGACGCCGTAAAACGCATCGCCGAAGCCACGGCGCTTCCCGTCGTCGCCGACTGCGACACGGGATACGGGAACGCCATCAACGTTCTTCGCACCGTTCACGAGTACGAAAGAACGGGGGTCGCCGGCATCTGCCTCGAGGACAACGTGTTTCCCAAGCGTTGCAGTTTCTACGGCGGCGTCCGCCGCGAACTCGTACCCGTCGAAGAGCACGCGCAGAAGATCCAGGCGGCCAAAGAGCACCAGCGGGACCCCGATTTCTTCGTCGTGGCCCGCACCGAAGCGCTGATCGCGGGCTGGGGCGTGGAAGAGGCTCTGCGTCGCGCACACGCCTACGCCGACGCGGGAGCGGACGCGATCCTGGTCCACTCGAAAGCCTCGACTCTCGACGAGCTGCGGGAGTTCGCCCGCAGGTGGGGACGCGAGACGCCGCTCGTCGCCGTACCCACGACCTACCCCCACGTCCGTCCCGAGGAGCTTCTCCAAGCGGGCTTCCGCATGGCCATCTTCGCGAACCAGGCGCTGCGGGCCTCGATCCCCGCGATGCGGGAGGTGCTCCGCGCCATGCGGGAGGCCGGCTCGGCGGGTATCGTCGAGGGACGCATCGCGCCGCTCGAGGAAGTCTACCGGCTCGTGGGCGTGCCCGAGCTCGAGGAAAGCGAACGCCGCTACCTGCCGACGGCACGCCGCACGCGGGCCGTCGTGATCGCGGCGGGCTTCGACGAAAGCCTCATGCCGCTCGTGGCCGACCGGCCGAAAAGCTTGCTCGACGTCCGCGGCCGGACGATCCTCGAACGGCAGGTCCTCACCCTGCGGGCGGCCGGCGTCGACGACGTGAGCGTCGTCCGCGGCTACCGCAAGGAATCCTTCGACCTTCCGTCGGTCCGCTACTTCGACAACGATCGGTACGCCGAGACGGGCGAGGTCGCGTCGCTGTTCTCCGCGCGCGAGGTCCTCGACGACCGCTTCGTCGTCCTCTACGCGGACATCCTCTTCGACCGCTCCATCCTGGACCGGCTTCTGCGAGCCGACACGGATTTCGCCGTGGTCGTCGACCGCTCGTGGTACGACCTCGTGCGTTCGGGCGAGCCCCTTCCCGAGCGCGCCGACCTGGTGGTGACCTCGTCGGCGCCCGTTCCCCAAAGGCGGTTCGTCCCCGAAGAAGAGGGAAGCACGCTCGTCCGCATCGGGCAGAAGATCCCCCCGGAGCAAGCGCACGCGGAGTTCGTCGGCATGGCGCTCTTCTCGCAGCGCGGCGCGCGCATCCTGGCGGAGCTCCACGACGAGTTGACGAGAACCCACCGGGGCCCCTTCCACGAGGCCCTTTCGTACGAGCGAGCGAGTCTGCCCGACCTGCTGCAGGAACTCGTCGACCGCGGCCACACGGTGCGTTGCGTCGAGATCTACAAGGGCTGGATGGAAATCTCGAGCTTCGAGGACTACCGGCGCGCGTGGGCCGAGATCCGGGACTGA
- the phnW gene encoding 2-aminoethylphosphonate--pyruvate transaminase — MRLVLLNPGPVNVSDRVRAALLGPDACHREPEFLALVRRVRERLARLFGGEGEYEAVLLTGSGTLAVEAMLSSGVGNGKLLVAHNGVYGQRLLEIARTHGIPTAEVVGSATEPLEPDRVRRALGEERGIEALAVVHHETSTGVLNPIAELGRIARQYGVRFLVDSVSGLGGDELSWDDAGPDLCAGTANKCLQGIPGISFVLVRRRVSDELASYPRRSLSLHLPAHLSAQRADSLLFTMAVQSLYAFDAALAELEEETVAGRIERYREAAALLRRGFEDLGLSFLVAPPHRSNSLTALWLPAGKTYEELHDRLKDEGFVVYAGQGDFARRIFRVANMGALERRDFERFLVALRKVLGRP, encoded by the coding sequence GTGCGGCTCGTTCTCCTCAACCCCGGCCCCGTCAACGTGTCCGACCGTGTCCGGGCGGCGCTCCTCGGGCCCGACGCCTGCCACCGAGAACCGGAATTTCTCGCGCTCGTGCGCAGGGTGCGGGAGCGGCTCGCCCGCCTTTTCGGGGGCGAAGGAGAGTACGAGGCCGTGCTGCTGACGGGCTCGGGGACGCTCGCCGTCGAGGCCATGCTTTCCTCGGGCGTGGGAAACGGCAAACTTCTCGTGGCGCACAACGGCGTCTACGGCCAGCGCCTTCTCGAGATCGCACGCACCCACGGGATCCCGACCGCGGAAGTCGTGGGTTCCGCGACGGAGCCGCTCGAGCCGGACCGCGTGAGGAGAGCCCTCGGGGAGGAAAGGGGAATCGAAGCTCTCGCCGTCGTCCACCACGAGACGAGCACGGGTGTGCTCAACCCGATCGCCGAGCTCGGCCGAATCGCCCGCCAGTACGGCGTCCGGTTCCTCGTGGACTCCGTGAGCGGGCTCGGCGGCGACGAGCTTTCGTGGGACGACGCGGGCCCCGACCTCTGCGCCGGCACGGCGAACAAGTGCCTGCAAGGCATCCCGGGCATTTCCTTCGTCCTCGTCCGGCGTCGGGTCTCCGACGAACTCGCCTCCTACCCGCGCCGCTCGCTTTCCCTCCATCTCCCCGCTCACCTCTCGGCCCAGCGTGCGGACTCCCTTCTCTTCACGATGGCCGTCCAGAGTCTCTACGCCTTCGACGCGGCGCTCGCCGAGCTCGAAGAAGAGACGGTCGCCGGGAGAATCGAGCGCTACCGGGAAGCCGCCGCGTTGCTCCGGCGGGGTTTCGAGGACCTGGGACTTTCCTTCCTCGTGGCCCCACCCCACCGCTCGAACTCCCTCACGGCCCTCTGGCTCCCGGCCGGGAAGACCTACGAAGAACTCCACGACCGCCTCAAAGACGAGGGGTTCGTCGTCTACGCGGGACAGGGAGACTTCGCGCGGCGGATCTTCCGGGTGGCGAACATGGGCGCGCTCGAGAGGCGCGACTTCGAGCGCTTTCTCGTCGCGCTCCGCAAGGTTCTCGGACGCCCATGA